The following proteins are co-located in the Campylobacter concisus genome:
- a CDS encoding type II secretion system protein has protein sequence MKKGFTMIELIFVIVILGILAAVAIPKLAATRDDAEISKTASNIQTLISDLGSYYTSQGEFASDPKKMSNVKTPVNAKNDKCLEVGTGNNTNGEIGITIKTDGLCKQVWELPGLADVKALIESSDNKTANTLKFGGMGIKYK, from the coding sequence ATGAAAAAAGGCTTTACGATGATTGAGTTGATCTTCGTGATCGTTATATTGGGTATATTAGCTGCGGTTGCTATACCAAAACTAGCTGCAACAAGGGATGATGCAGAGATATCAAAAACTGCTTCAAATATACAAACACTTATTTCGGACTTGGGTTCTTACTATACTTCGCAAGGCGAATTTGCTAGTGATCCTAAAAAGATGTCAAATGTTAAGACCCCAGTAAATGCAAAAAATGATAAATGTCTAGAAGTGGGTACAGGAAACAATACTAATGGTGAGATAGGAATAACTATAAAAACAGATGGTCTTTGCAAACAAGTTTGGGAATTACCAGGCTTAGCAGACGTTAAAGCTCTAATCGAAAGTAGCGACAACAAGACAGCTAATACACTTAAATTCGGCGGCATGGGCATAAAATATAAATAA
- a CDS encoding cytochrome-c peroxidase: MKGFILCLFIITISFCKYESYKPLTVVKYNEEKALLGKKLFFDKRLSPNENYSCQTCHNLYWNLSGSNQDSMEKGTLNPPTILNAAANYLFYSDAKISNLKDQVKESITSRIELNSDNDKIVESVNNISEYKILFKKIYNDGINFDNIADAIAEFEKAVLSVDSPFDRFISGDNNAIDDSAKKGFEIFNNIGCAACHNGRNLGGNLTQDIGRERISALDANKRLRRVPSLRNITKTAPYLSHGEINDLKEAISFISNYQLGYELSKDEIDALYSFFLTLNGKKPRILNEY; this comes from the coding sequence ATGAAGGGCTTTATACTTTGTCTATTTATCATCACGATTTCATTTTGTAAATATGAATCCTACAAACCTCTCACGGTAGTAAAATATAATGAAGAAAAGGCTCTGCTTGGTAAAAAACTCTTTTTTGACAAAAGACTAAGCCCAAATGAAAACTACTCTTGCCAAACTTGTCACAACTTGTATTGGAATTTAAGCGGAAGCAACCAAGATAGCATGGAAAAAGGCACTTTAAATCCTCCAACCATATTAAATGCTGCAGCAAACTATCTATTTTATAGCGATGCAAAGATTAGCAATTTAAAAGATCAAGTAAAAGAGTCCATAACTTCTAGAATAGAACTAAACTCGGATAACGACAAGATAGTGGAATCTGTAAATAATATCTCTGAGTACAAAATTTTATTTAAAAAAATTTATAATGACGGCATTAATTTTGATAATATTGCAGATGCAATAGCTGAGTTTGAAAAGGCTGTCTTGAGTGTTGATTCGCCATTTGATCGTTTTATATCAGGTGATAACAATGCCATAGATGATAGTGCAAAGAAAGGATTTGAGATATTTAATAATATAGGCTGTGCTGCTTGTCATAATGGTAGAAATTTAGGAGGAAATTTGACACAAGATATTGGTCGAGAAAGAATTTCTGCCTTAGATGCAAACAAAAGATTAAGAAGAGTGCCATCACTAAGAAATATTACAAAGACTGCTCCATATTTATCTCATGGAGAGATAAATGATCTAAAAGAGGCTATAAGCTTTATTAGTAATTATCAGCTAGGATATGAGCTTAGCAAAGATGAAATTGATGCTTTATACTCATTTTTTCTGACATTAAATGGTAAAAAGCCTAGGATACTAAATGAGTACTAA